Proteins encoded by one window of Macaca mulatta isolate MMU2019108-1 chromosome 10, T2T-MMU8v2.0, whole genome shotgun sequence:
- the RANGAP1 gene encoding ran GTPase-activating protein 1 isoform X12, protein MASEDIAKLAETLAKTQVAGGQLSFKGKSLKLNTAEDAKDVIKEIEDFDSLEALRLEGNTVGVEAARVIAKALEKKSELKRCHWSDMFTGRLRTEIPPALISLGEGLITAGAQLVELDLSDNAFGPDGVQGFEALLKSSACFTLHELKLNNCGMGIGGGKILAAALTECHRKSSAQGKPLALKVFVAGRNRLENDGATALAEAFRVSGFCPSCPPHSCACCVELLSRLLDVTWHSGPPPLSACSSQVIGTLEEVHMPQNGINHPGVTALAQAFAVNPLLRVINLNDNTFTEKGAVAMAETLKTLRQVEVINFGDCLVRSKGAVAIADAIRGGLPKLKELNLSFCEIKRDAALAVAEAMADKTELEKLDLNGNTLGEEGCEQLQEVLEGFNMAKVLASLSDDEDEEEEEGEEEEEAEEEEEEEEEEEEEEEEEEEEEEPQQGGQGEKSATPSQKILDPNTGEPAPVLSSPPPADVSTFLAFPSPEKLLRLGPKSSMLIAQQTDTSDPEKVVSAFLKVSSVFKDEAAVRTAVQDAVDALMKKAFSSSSFNSSAFLTRLLAHMGLLKSEDKVKAIANLYGPLMALNHMVQQDYFPKALAPLLLAFITKPNSALESCSFARHSLLQTLYKV, encoded by the exons CTAAAGATGTGATTAAAGAGATTGAAGACTTTGACAGCTTGGAGGCTCTGCGTCTGGAAGGCAACACAGTGGGCGTGGAAGCAGCCAGGGTCATCGCCAAGGCCTTAGAGAAGAAGTCGGAGTTGAAG CGCTGCCACTGGAGCGACATGTTCACAGGGAGGCTGCGGACTGAGATCCCACCAGCCCTG ATCTCACTAGGGGAAGGACTCATCACAGCTGGGGCCCAGCTGGTGGAGCTGGACTTAAGTGACAACGCGTTTGGGCCCGACGGTGTGCAAGGCTTCGAGGCCCTGCTCAAGAGCTCAGCCTGCTTCACCCTGCACGAACTCAAGCTCAACAACTGTGGCATGGGCATCGGTGGCGGCAAG ATCCTGGCTGCAGCTCTGACCGAGTGTCACCGGAAATCCAGTGCCCAAGGCAAGCCTCTGGCCCTGAAGGTCTTCGTGGCTGGCAGAAACCGTCTGGAGAACGATGGCGCCACTGCCTTGGCAGAAGCTTTTAGGGTGAGTGGTTTCTGTCCATCCTGCCCCC CCCATTCCTGTGCCTGCTGTGTGGAATTGCTCTCCCGCCTGCTGGATGTCACCTGGCACTCAGGGCCCCCTCCACTCTCTGCCTGCTCCTCACAGGTCATCGGGACCCTGGAGGAAGTCCACATGCCACAGAATGGGATCAACCACCCTGGTGTCACTGCTCTGGCCCAGGCTTTCGCCGTCAACCCCCTGCTGCGGGTCATCAACCTGAACGACAACACCTTCACCGAGAAGGGCGCCGTGGCCATGGCCGAG ACCTTGAAGACCTTGCGGCAGGTGGAGGTGATCAATTTTGGGGACTGCCTGGTGCGCTCCAAGGGTGCCGTTGCCATTGCAGATGCCATCCGTGGCGGCCTGCCCAAGCTAAAG GAGCTGAACTTGTCATTCTGTGAAATCAAGAGGGACGCTGCCCTGGCTGTTGCCGAGGCCATGGCAGACAAAACTGAGCTGGAGAAGCTGGACCTGAATG GCAACACCCTGGGAGAAGAAGGCTGTGAACAGCTTCAGGAGGTGCTGGAGGGCTTCAACATGGCCAAGGTGCTGGCGTCCCTCAG TGACGacgaggacgaggaggaggaggaaggagaagaagaagaggaagccgaagaagaggaggaggaggaagaggaggaagaggaagaagaagaagaggaggaggaagaggaggagcctcagcagggagggcagggagagaaGTCAGCCACACCCTCACAGAAGATTCTGGACCCTAACACTGGG GAGCCAGCTCCCGTGCTgtcctccccacctcctgcagaCGTCTCCACCTTCCTGGCTTTTCCCTCTCCAGAGAAGCTGCTGCGCCTGGGGCCCAAGAGCTCCATGTTGATAGCCCAGCAG ACTGACACGTCTGACCCCGAGAAGGTGGTCTCTGCCTTCCTAAAGGTGTCATCTGTGTTCAAGGACGAAGCTGCTGTGAGGACGGCAGTGCAGGATGCAGTAG ATGCCCTGATGAAGAAGGCTTTCAGCTCCTCGTCCTTCAACTCCAGCGCCTTCCTCACCAGGCTCCTCGCACACATGGGTCTACTCAAG AGTGAAGATAAGGTCAAGGCCATTGCCAACCTGTACGGCCCCCTGATGGCACTGAACCACATGGTGCAGCAGGACTATTTCCCCAAGGCCCTTGCACCCCTGCTGCTGGCATTCATAACCAA GCCCAACAGCGCCTTGGAATCCTGCTCCTTTGCCCGCCACAGTCTGCTGCAGACACTGTACAAGGTCTAG
- the RANGAP1 gene encoding ran GTPase-activating protein 1 isoform X15: protein MASEDIAKLAETLAKTQVAGGQLSFKGKSLKLNTAEDAKDVIKEIEDFDSLEALRLEGNTVGVEAARVIAKALEKKSELKRCHWSDMFTGRLRTEIPPALISLGEGLITAGAQLVELDLSDNAFGPDGVQGFEALLKSSACFTLHELKLNNCGMGIGGGKILAAALTECHRKSSAQGKPLALKVFVAGRNRLENDGATALAEAFRVSGFCPSCPRPPPLSACSSQVIGTLEEVHMPQNGINHPGVTALAQAFAVNPLLRVINLNDNTFTEKGAVAMAETLKTLRQVEVINFGDCLVRSKGAVAIADAIRGGLPKLKELNLSFCEIKRDAALAVAEAMADKTELEKLDLNGNTLGEEGCEQLQEVLEGFNMAKVLASLSDDEDEEEEEGEEEEEAEEEEEEEEEEEEEEEEEEEEEEPQQGGQGEKSATPSQKILDPNTGEPAPVLSSPPPADVSTFLAFPSPEKLLRLGPKSSMLIAQQTDTSDPEKVVSAFLKVSSVFKDEAAVRTAVQDAVDALMKKAFSSSSFNSSAFLTRLLAHMGLLKSEDKVKAIANLYGPLMALNHMVQQDYFPKALAPLLLAFITKPNSALESCSFARHSLLQTLYKV, encoded by the exons CTAAAGATGTGATTAAAGAGATTGAAGACTTTGACAGCTTGGAGGCTCTGCGTCTGGAAGGCAACACAGTGGGCGTGGAAGCAGCCAGGGTCATCGCCAAGGCCTTAGAGAAGAAGTCGGAGTTGAAG CGCTGCCACTGGAGCGACATGTTCACAGGGAGGCTGCGGACTGAGATCCCACCAGCCCTG ATCTCACTAGGGGAAGGACTCATCACAGCTGGGGCCCAGCTGGTGGAGCTGGACTTAAGTGACAACGCGTTTGGGCCCGACGGTGTGCAAGGCTTCGAGGCCCTGCTCAAGAGCTCAGCCTGCTTCACCCTGCACGAACTCAAGCTCAACAACTGTGGCATGGGCATCGGTGGCGGCAAG ATCCTGGCTGCAGCTCTGACCGAGTGTCACCGGAAATCCAGTGCCCAAGGCAAGCCTCTGGCCCTGAAGGTCTTCGTGGCTGGCAGAAACCGTCTGGAGAACGATGGCGCCACTGCCTTGGCAGAAGCTTTTAGGGTGAGTGGTTTCTGTCCATCCTGCCCCC GGCCCCCTCCACTCTCTGCCTGCTCCTCACAGGTCATCGGGACCCTGGAGGAAGTCCACATGCCACAGAATGGGATCAACCACCCTGGTGTCACTGCTCTGGCCCAGGCTTTCGCCGTCAACCCCCTGCTGCGGGTCATCAACCTGAACGACAACACCTTCACCGAGAAGGGCGCCGTGGCCATGGCCGAG ACCTTGAAGACCTTGCGGCAGGTGGAGGTGATCAATTTTGGGGACTGCCTGGTGCGCTCCAAGGGTGCCGTTGCCATTGCAGATGCCATCCGTGGCGGCCTGCCCAAGCTAAAG GAGCTGAACTTGTCATTCTGTGAAATCAAGAGGGACGCTGCCCTGGCTGTTGCCGAGGCCATGGCAGACAAAACTGAGCTGGAGAAGCTGGACCTGAATG GCAACACCCTGGGAGAAGAAGGCTGTGAACAGCTTCAGGAGGTGCTGGAGGGCTTCAACATGGCCAAGGTGCTGGCGTCCCTCAG TGACGacgaggacgaggaggaggaggaaggagaagaagaagaggaagccgaagaagaggaggaggaggaagaggaggaagaggaagaagaagaagaggaggaggaagaggaggagcctcagcagggagggcagggagagaaGTCAGCCACACCCTCACAGAAGATTCTGGACCCTAACACTGGG GAGCCAGCTCCCGTGCTgtcctccccacctcctgcagaCGTCTCCACCTTCCTGGCTTTTCCCTCTCCAGAGAAGCTGCTGCGCCTGGGGCCCAAGAGCTCCATGTTGATAGCCCAGCAG ACTGACACGTCTGACCCCGAGAAGGTGGTCTCTGCCTTCCTAAAGGTGTCATCTGTGTTCAAGGACGAAGCTGCTGTGAGGACGGCAGTGCAGGATGCAGTAG ATGCCCTGATGAAGAAGGCTTTCAGCTCCTCGTCCTTCAACTCCAGCGCCTTCCTCACCAGGCTCCTCGCACACATGGGTCTACTCAAG AGTGAAGATAAGGTCAAGGCCATTGCCAACCTGTACGGCCCCCTGATGGCACTGAACCACATGGTGCAGCAGGACTATTTCCCCAAGGCCCTTGCACCCCTGCTGCTGGCATTCATAACCAA GCCCAACAGCGCCTTGGAATCCTGCTCCTTTGCCCGCCACAGTCTGCTGCAGACACTGTACAAGGTCTAG
- the RANGAP1 gene encoding ran GTPase-activating protein 1 isoform X22 yields the protein MASEDIAKLAETLAKTQVAGGQLSFKGKSLKLNTAEDAKDVIKEIEDFDSLEALRLEGNTVGVEAARVIAKALEKKSELKRCHWSDMFTGRLRTEIPPALISLGEGLITAGAQLVELDLSDNAFGPDGVQGFEALLKSSACFTLHELKLNNCGMGIGGGKVIGTLEEVHMPQNGINHPGVTALAQAFAVNPLLRVINLNDNTFTEKGAVAMAETLKTLRQVEVINFGDCLVRSKGAVAIADAIRGGLPKLKELNLSFCEIKRDAALAVAEAMADKTELEKLDLNGNTLGEEGCEQLQEVLEGFNMAKVLASLSDDEDEEEEEGEEEEEAEEEEEEEEEEEEEEEEEEEEEEPQQGGQGEKSATPSQKILDPNTGPAPVLSSPPPADVSTFLAFPSPEKLLRLGPKSSMLIAQQTDTSDPEKVVSAFLKVSSVFKDEAAVRTAVQDAVDALMKKAFSSSSFNSSAFLTRLLAHMGLLKSEDKVKAIANLYGPLMALNHMVQQDYFPKALAPLLLAFITKPNSALESCSFARHSLLQTLYKV from the exons CTAAAGATGTGATTAAAGAGATTGAAGACTTTGACAGCTTGGAGGCTCTGCGTCTGGAAGGCAACACAGTGGGCGTGGAAGCAGCCAGGGTCATCGCCAAGGCCTTAGAGAAGAAGTCGGAGTTGAAG CGCTGCCACTGGAGCGACATGTTCACAGGGAGGCTGCGGACTGAGATCCCACCAGCCCTG ATCTCACTAGGGGAAGGACTCATCACAGCTGGGGCCCAGCTGGTGGAGCTGGACTTAAGTGACAACGCGTTTGGGCCCGACGGTGTGCAAGGCTTCGAGGCCCTGCTCAAGAGCTCAGCCTGCTTCACCCTGCACGAACTCAAGCTCAACAACTGTGGCATGGGCATCGGTGGCGGCAAG GTCATCGGGACCCTGGAGGAAGTCCACATGCCACAGAATGGGATCAACCACCCTGGTGTCACTGCTCTGGCCCAGGCTTTCGCCGTCAACCCCCTGCTGCGGGTCATCAACCTGAACGACAACACCTTCACCGAGAAGGGCGCCGTGGCCATGGCCGAG ACCTTGAAGACCTTGCGGCAGGTGGAGGTGATCAATTTTGGGGACTGCCTGGTGCGCTCCAAGGGTGCCGTTGCCATTGCAGATGCCATCCGTGGCGGCCTGCCCAAGCTAAAG GAGCTGAACTTGTCATTCTGTGAAATCAAGAGGGACGCTGCCCTGGCTGTTGCCGAGGCCATGGCAGACAAAACTGAGCTGGAGAAGCTGGACCTGAATG GCAACACCCTGGGAGAAGAAGGCTGTGAACAGCTTCAGGAGGTGCTGGAGGGCTTCAACATGGCCAAGGTGCTGGCGTCCCTCAG TGACGacgaggacgaggaggaggaggaaggagaagaagaagaggaagccgaagaagaggaggaggaggaagaggaggaagaggaagaagaagaagaggaggaggaagaggaggagcctcagcagggagggcagggagagaaGTCAGCCACACCCTCACAGAAGATTCTGGACCCTAACACTGGG CCAGCTCCCGTGCTgtcctccccacctcctgcagaCGTCTCCACCTTCCTGGCTTTTCCCTCTCCAGAGAAGCTGCTGCGCCTGGGGCCCAAGAGCTCCATGTTGATAGCCCAGCAG ACTGACACGTCTGACCCCGAGAAGGTGGTCTCTGCCTTCCTAAAGGTGTCATCTGTGTTCAAGGACGAAGCTGCTGTGAGGACGGCAGTGCAGGATGCAGTAG ATGCCCTGATGAAGAAGGCTTTCAGCTCCTCGTCCTTCAACTCCAGCGCCTTCCTCACCAGGCTCCTCGCACACATGGGTCTACTCAAG AGTGAAGATAAGGTCAAGGCCATTGCCAACCTGTACGGCCCCCTGATGGCACTGAACCACATGGTGCAGCAGGACTATTTCCCCAAGGCCCTTGCACCCCTGCTGCTGGCATTCATAACCAA GCCCAACAGCGCCTTGGAATCCTGCTCCTTTGCCCGCCACAGTCTGCTGCAGACACTGTACAAGGTCTAG
- the RANGAP1 gene encoding ran GTPase-activating protein 1 isoform X14 produces MASEDIAKLAETLAKTQVAGGQLSFKGKSLKLNTAEDAKDVIKEIEDFDSLEALRLEGNTVGVEAARVIAKALEKKSELKRCHWSDMFTGRLRTEIPPALISLGEGLITAGAQLVELDLSDNAFGPDGVQGFEALLKSSACFTLHELKLNNCGMGIGGGKILAAALTECHRKSSAQGKPLALKVFVAGRNRLENDGATALAEAFRVIGTLEEVHMPQNGINHPGVTALAQAFAVNPLLRVINLNDNTFTEKGAVAMAETLKTLRQVEVINFGDCLVRSKGAVAIADAIRGGLPKLKVPAWMPDVLPLGSNLVSWPGFLPASNPSSYFQELNLSFCEIKRDAALAVAEAMADKTELEKLDLNGNTLGEEGCEQLQEVLEGFNMAKVLASLSDDEDEEEEEGEEEEEAEEEEEEEEEEEEEEEEEEEEEEPQQGGQGEKSATPSQKILDPNTGEPAPVLSSPPPADVSTFLAFPSPEKLLRLGPKSSMLIAQQTDTSDPEKVVSAFLKVSSVFKDEAAVRTAVQDAVDALMKKAFSSSSFNSSAFLTRLLAHMGLLKSEDKVKAIANLYGPLMALNHMVQQDYFPKALAPLLLAFITKPNSALESCSFARHSLLQTLYKV; encoded by the exons CTAAAGATGTGATTAAAGAGATTGAAGACTTTGACAGCTTGGAGGCTCTGCGTCTGGAAGGCAACACAGTGGGCGTGGAAGCAGCCAGGGTCATCGCCAAGGCCTTAGAGAAGAAGTCGGAGTTGAAG CGCTGCCACTGGAGCGACATGTTCACAGGGAGGCTGCGGACTGAGATCCCACCAGCCCTG ATCTCACTAGGGGAAGGACTCATCACAGCTGGGGCCCAGCTGGTGGAGCTGGACTTAAGTGACAACGCGTTTGGGCCCGACGGTGTGCAAGGCTTCGAGGCCCTGCTCAAGAGCTCAGCCTGCTTCACCCTGCACGAACTCAAGCTCAACAACTGTGGCATGGGCATCGGTGGCGGCAAG ATCCTGGCTGCAGCTCTGACCGAGTGTCACCGGAAATCCAGTGCCCAAGGCAAGCCTCTGGCCCTGAAGGTCTTCGTGGCTGGCAGAAACCGTCTGGAGAACGATGGCGCCACTGCCTTGGCAGAAGCTTTTAGG GTCATCGGGACCCTGGAGGAAGTCCACATGCCACAGAATGGGATCAACCACCCTGGTGTCACTGCTCTGGCCCAGGCTTTCGCCGTCAACCCCCTGCTGCGGGTCATCAACCTGAACGACAACACCTTCACCGAGAAGGGCGCCGTGGCCATGGCCGAG ACCTTGAAGACCTTGCGGCAGGTGGAGGTGATCAATTTTGGGGACTGCCTGGTGCGCTCCAAGGGTGCCGTTGCCATTGCAGATGCCATCCGTGGCGGCCTGCCCAAGCTAAAGGTGCCAGCCTGGATGCCTGACGTCCTCCCTCTGGGGTCT AACCTGGTGTCCTGGCCTGGGTTTCTGCCTGCCTCCAACCCTTCCTCTTATTTTCAGGAGCTGAACTTGTCATTCTGTGAAATCAAGAGGGACGCTGCCCTGGCTGTTGCCGAGGCCATGGCAGACAAAACTGAGCTGGAGAAGCTGGACCTGAATG GCAACACCCTGGGAGAAGAAGGCTGTGAACAGCTTCAGGAGGTGCTGGAGGGCTTCAACATGGCCAAGGTGCTGGCGTCCCTCAG TGACGacgaggacgaggaggaggaggaaggagaagaagaagaggaagccgaagaagaggaggaggaggaagaggaggaagaggaagaagaagaagaggaggaggaagaggaggagcctcagcagggagggcagggagagaaGTCAGCCACACCCTCACAGAAGATTCTGGACCCTAACACTGGG GAGCCAGCTCCCGTGCTgtcctccccacctcctgcagaCGTCTCCACCTTCCTGGCTTTTCCCTCTCCAGAGAAGCTGCTGCGCCTGGGGCCCAAGAGCTCCATGTTGATAGCCCAGCAG ACTGACACGTCTGACCCCGAGAAGGTGGTCTCTGCCTTCCTAAAGGTGTCATCTGTGTTCAAGGACGAAGCTGCTGTGAGGACGGCAGTGCAGGATGCAGTAG ATGCCCTGATGAAGAAGGCTTTCAGCTCCTCGTCCTTCAACTCCAGCGCCTTCCTCACCAGGCTCCTCGCACACATGGGTCTACTCAAG AGTGAAGATAAGGTCAAGGCCATTGCCAACCTGTACGGCCCCCTGATGGCACTGAACCACATGGTGCAGCAGGACTATTTCCCCAAGGCCCTTGCACCCCTGCTGCTGGCATTCATAACCAA GCCCAACAGCGCCTTGGAATCCTGCTCCTTTGCCCGCCACAGTCTGCTGCAGACACTGTACAAGGTCTAG